The following are from one region of the Acidobacteriota bacterium genome:
- a CDS encoding acyl-CoA dehydrogenase family protein: MATTAILKTKILGGSFLLEERQTADVFTPEDFTEQHQLIGQTAEEFAINEILPQADKIEHKDFAISRDLLKKAGDLGLSAVEIPEAYGGLEMDKVTAAIIADNIAKYAGFATTWGAHSGIGLLPIVYFGTEEQKKKYLPKLAAGEMVGAYALSESSSGSDALNCRTRAQLSPDGKHYILNGEKMWITNAGFADLFTVFAKIDGEKFSAFLIERNFPGFSVGAEEHKMGIRGSSTCPLILNDCKVPVENLLGEAGKGATIAFNILNVGRFKLGAMSVGGARVSLEQAVAYAKQRKAFGKVIADFGLVREKIANMATLIYVGESLVFRTVGMMDDLLAGVDKASPDVAKETRKAIEEYAVECSILKVWGSEMIDYVVDETMQIYGGYGFVEEYPAERTYRDARINRIFEGTNEINRLIITGFLLKRAMTGQLPLMPAIKKLMDEVLSGPSAGEDIEGPLAEERKQVANAKKLGLFVAGAATQKYMQAIQDQQEVMGAIADMTIEIYAMESAVLRTQKLIEQKGEAAAALPLAMTRVYITQALEKIEAAAKKVIADVADGDMLRTQLAILRRLAKHEPFNTIGLRQQIAQKTIEAGKYRLN; encoded by the coding sequence ATGGCTACTACTGCGATTCTTAAAACTAAGATCCTCGGGGGCAGCTTTCTGCTGGAAGAGCGGCAGACTGCCGACGTTTTTACTCCAGAAGACTTTACCGAACAGCACCAGTTGATCGGACAGACAGCAGAAGAGTTCGCCATTAACGAGATTCTTCCGCAAGCTGACAAAATTGAACACAAAGACTTTGCAATCTCGCGTGATCTGCTGAAAAAAGCCGGGGACCTCGGTCTCAGCGCGGTTGAAATTCCTGAGGCCTACGGCGGCCTGGAGATGGATAAAGTCACGGCCGCGATCATCGCCGACAACATCGCCAAATATGCCGGATTCGCCACCACCTGGGGTGCGCACAGCGGGATCGGCCTCTTGCCGATCGTCTACTTCGGGACCGAAGAACAAAAGAAGAAATACCTTCCCAAACTTGCAGCGGGCGAGATGGTCGGCGCGTACGCGCTTTCCGAATCCTCGTCCGGATCGGACGCTCTCAACTGCCGCACTCGAGCCCAACTTTCGCCTGACGGCAAGCACTACATCCTGAATGGCGAAAAAATGTGGATCACCAACGCTGGCTTCGCCGATCTCTTCACCGTGTTCGCTAAGATCGATGGCGAAAAATTCTCGGCGTTCCTGATCGAGCGCAATTTCCCGGGCTTCTCGGTGGGCGCGGAAGAGCACAAAATGGGCATTCGCGGATCGTCCACTTGTCCGCTCATCCTGAACGATTGCAAGGTTCCGGTTGAAAACTTACTGGGCGAAGCGGGCAAAGGCGCCACCATCGCCTTCAACATTCTGAACGTGGGACGCTTCAAGTTAGGTGCCATGTCGGTGGGTGGCGCGCGGGTCTCGCTCGAACAGGCCGTGGCGTACGCGAAACAGCGCAAGGCATTCGGAAAAGTGATTGCTGATTTTGGGCTGGTGCGCGAAAAGATTGCCAACATGGCAACGCTGATTTACGTCGGCGAGTCGCTCGTATTCCGCACCGTCGGCATGATGGATGACCTTCTCGCAGGCGTCGACAAGGCCAGCCCCGACGTCGCTAAGGAAACCCGCAAAGCCATCGAAGAATACGCCGTCGAATGTTCGATCCTCAAGGTATGGGGATCGGAGATGATCGACTACGTAGTGGACGAGACTATGCAGATCTACGGTGGCTATGGATTCGTCGAAGAATATCCGGCGGAGCGGACCTATCGTGATGCCCGCATCAACCGCATCTTCGAAGGCACCAACGAGATCAACCGCCTGATCATTACTGGATTTCTACTCAAGCGCGCGATGACTGGCCAGTTGCCGCTCATGCCCGCGATCAAGAAACTAATGGACGAAGTTCTCAGCGGTCCCTCCGCTGGCGAAGACATCGAAGGCCCTCTTGCGGAAGAACGGAAACAAGTGGCGAACGCCAAGAAACTCGGCCTGTTTGTCGCCGGTGCAGCAACTCAGAAGTATATGCAGGCCATTCAGGATCAGCAGGAAGTAATGGGCGCGATTGCGGATATGACCATCGAAATCTATGCGATGGAATCCGCCGTACTTCGTACCCAGAAACTGATCGAACAAAAAGGCGAAGCGGCAGCCGCGCTTCCGCTTGCAATGACGCGCGTTTATATCACGCAGGCATTGGAGAAAATCGAAGCCGCCGCGAAAAAAGTTATCGCCGACGTGGCGGACGGCGATATGTTGCGAACGCAACTAGCAATCCTGCGAAGACTCGCCAAACACGAACCGTTTAATACCATTGGTCTGCGTCAGCAGATCGCACAGAAAACCATCGAGGCAGGGAAATACCGGTTGAACTAA
- a CDS encoding tetratricopeptide repeat protein, which translates to MCLLLVTCTLAVYNGVTHNGFVNYDDDVYVTANRHVQAGLRPSTVSWAFTTYDAANWHPLTWISHALDYQIFKLNPAGHHYVSVLVHCVNVVLLFLLLVDATKRTWPALVLAAIYALHPLNVESVAWIAERKNVLSMMFLLLALWAYQRYALKPGVGRYEGVLFLFACGLMAKPQVITLPFLLLLWDYWPLGRLQSASTTAEAGDYPKRSVGWLALEKIPLLALSAASALVTISAQQAGGAVRSAFEYSPAVRIENAIGAYFDYVGRMLWPMRLAAMYPHPGDSLLAWQIAVATIFVVAVTLFVLRFRQKRYLVVSWLWYMGALVPMIGLVQVGQQATADRYMYLPMIGLLLMLTWGLSDWANNHRLRMVGVGVLAVLAMAALGAVTYRQVAYWHDSEMLWTHAAAVTKNNFVAHINLGETFLNQERTEEAAGHFRAALQIRPNEAAAHLNLGTCERRQKNFQTALQEDQAVLRLTSDKGLRAYALVNMGSDYRLLKDYDRAKESYEAGLQVDPEAARAFVGLGVIAEKRGQFDEAVRDYSRAVGLEPSDVGYLLLAQALEKSGLTTDSRTAFESGRRISPDFERAQEVVRDLLAE; encoded by the coding sequence TTGTGTCTGCTGCTTGTTACCTGCACGCTCGCCGTTTACAACGGCGTCACGCACAACGGATTCGTGAATTACGACGACGATGTATACGTCACCGCCAACCGGCATGTGCAGGCTGGACTGCGTCCGAGCACGGTGAGTTGGGCGTTCACAACATATGACGCCGCGAACTGGCATCCCCTGACATGGATTTCGCACGCTCTCGACTACCAGATTTTCAAATTGAATCCTGCTGGCCACCACTACGTGAGCGTTTTGGTGCATTGCGTCAACGTGGTGCTTTTGTTCCTGTTACTGGTGGACGCTACGAAACGAACCTGGCCTGCACTGGTTCTCGCTGCGATCTATGCGCTCCATCCCCTCAACGTGGAATCTGTCGCTTGGATTGCGGAGCGGAAGAATGTGCTGAGCATGATGTTCCTGCTGCTCGCTCTCTGGGCATATCAGCGTTATGCATTGAAGCCCGGAGTCGGTCGCTATGAAGGGGTGCTTTTCCTGTTTGCTTGCGGGTTGATGGCGAAACCGCAAGTCATTACGCTTCCCTTCCTGCTTTTGCTTTGGGACTATTGGCCTCTGGGGAGACTGCAATCTGCTTCGACCACGGCTGAAGCGGGAGATTATCCGAAACGCTCTGTAGGCTGGCTGGCTCTAGAAAAGATCCCACTCCTGGCTTTGTCGGCGGCCAGCGCGCTCGTGACCATCAGTGCACAACAGGCGGGCGGCGCGGTTCGTTCGGCATTTGAATATTCGCCTGCCGTCCGGATTGAAAATGCGATCGGCGCTTACTTCGACTACGTAGGACGAATGTTGTGGCCGATGCGCCTGGCTGCGATGTATCCGCACCCCGGAGATTCGTTGCTGGCGTGGCAAATCGCGGTCGCGACGATCTTCGTGGTTGCGGTCACCTTGTTCGTATTGCGATTCCGGCAGAAGCGTTACCTGGTCGTCAGTTGGCTGTGGTACATGGGGGCGCTGGTCCCGATGATCGGCCTGGTGCAGGTCGGACAGCAGGCTACTGCCGATCGCTATATGTACCTGCCTATGATCGGACTGCTTCTCATGCTGACCTGGGGGCTATCGGACTGGGCAAACAATCACCGACTGCGCATGGTTGGCGTCGGTGTCCTTGCCGTACTTGCCATGGCTGCACTGGGTGCAGTTACATACCGTCAAGTCGCATACTGGCACGATAGCGAAATGCTCTGGACGCATGCCGCCGCGGTGACAAAGAATAACTTCGTCGCGCATATCAATCTGGGCGAGACTTTCCTGAACCAGGAGCGGACCGAAGAAGCTGCGGGACATTTTCGCGCGGCGCTACAGATCCGGCCGAATGAAGCGGCAGCGCACTTGAATCTTGGTACATGCGAACGCCGTCAGAAAAATTTCCAGACCGCTCTGCAGGAAGATCAGGCAGTGCTACGACTCACGTCCGACAAAGGATTGCGCGCGTATGCGCTCGTCAATATGGGGAGTGATTACCGCTTGTTGAAGGATTATGACCGCGCGAAAGAAAGCTACGAAGCCGGGCTGCAGGTGGATCCGGAAGCGGCACGGGCCTTCGTCGGACTCGGCGTAATCGCCGAAAAGCGAGGCCAATTCGATGAGGCGGTCAGAGATTATTCGCGAGCGGTCGGACTCGAGCCAAGCGACGTCGGCTACTTGCTTCTCGCTCAGGCGCTGGAGAAAAGTGGCCTGACCACGGACTCGCGGACCGCGTTCGAATCGGGCCGTCGGATTTCGCCGGACTTCGAGCGGGCACAGGAAGTCGTCCGCGATCTGCTGGCCGAATAA
- a CDS encoding DUF2911 domain-containing protein yields MKKLALLALLSFVAAIFAPASMMAEDKTKRPSPPASASCTLADGKVTIDYSSPRVKGRKIFGDLVPYGKIWRTGANEATTFVTTTNVSVGGTDVPAGSYTIFTVPETGKWTLVISKTTGEWGTDYSGEANDFARVPMTVSKTSGPVENFAIAFDQAGNKCTLHADWENTRASVDIVKK; encoded by the coding sequence ATGAAGAAGTTAGCACTTCTCGCTCTTTTGTCGTTCGTCGCTGCAATCTTTGCTCCCGCCTCCATGATGGCTGAGGACAAAACCAAGCGGCCGAGTCCACCAGCCAGCGCGTCCTGCACGTTGGCGGACGGCAAAGTCACCATTGATTATTCCAGCCCGCGCGTTAAGGGCCGCAAGATTTTCGGCGATCTAGTTCCGTACGGAAAGATTTGGCGCACCGGAGCTAATGAAGCGACCACCTTCGTTACGACGACCAACGTGAGCGTTGGTGGGACTGATGTCCCCGCCGGCAGCTATACGATCTTCACCGTCCCCGAGACCGGCAAATGGACTTTGGTGATCAGCAAGACGACCGGCGAATGGGGCACCGATTATTCGGGCGAGGCAAACGATTTCGCGCGCGTGCCGATGACGGTTTCGAAAACCTCCGGACCAGTGGAGAATTTCGCCATCGCCTTCGATCAGGCGGGCAACAAATGCACTCTGCATGCCGACTGGGAAAATACACGAGCCAGTGTGGACATCGTGAAGAAGTAA
- a CDS encoding glycoside hydrolase family 27 protein gives MSKRNILIVLTLLIGICAVSAIGQESVSSKLALTPPMGWNSWNKFQCNVSDEMIRQMADAMVKSGMKDAGYQYVVIDDCWQVRRDASGNIVADPQHFPAGIKALADYVHSLGLKFGIYSDAGSETCAGRPGGLGHEYQDALQYAAWGVDYLKYDWCKTTTQDAKASYANIRAALDTAGRPIVLSICEWGKAKPWLWGAEVGGNLWRTTGDIQDRWSGKIEWTPGDCCSFGVVDIIDAEADIYSYAGPGHWNDPDMLEVGNGGMTDTEYRSHFSFWSLLAAPLIAGNDLRSMRPEIHDILTNKEVIAINQDALGRQGRRVWKKGDSEVWAKQLQDGSRAVILFNRGSAPQEIAATWEQIGYPGHLSATVHDLWLHQDVGKATGKFAATVPSHGVIMVTIKP, from the coding sequence ATGTCGAAACGAAATATCCTGATTGTGTTAACGCTCCTCATCGGTATCTGTGCAGTTTCCGCGATTGGCCAGGAATCTGTTTCCTCCAAACTCGCGCTCACCCCGCCCATGGGATGGAACAGCTGGAATAAATTTCAATGTAACGTCAGCGATGAAATGATCCGCCAGATGGCCGATGCGATGGTGAAATCCGGCATGAAGGATGCCGGCTATCAATATGTGGTCATCGACGATTGCTGGCAAGTACGTCGCGATGCGTCGGGAAACATTGTTGCCGACCCGCAGCACTTTCCCGCAGGGATCAAGGCTCTAGCCGACTACGTGCATTCACTCGGCTTGAAGTTCGGAATCTATTCCGATGCCGGGTCCGAGACCTGCGCCGGACGGCCCGGCGGCCTGGGCCACGAATATCAGGATGCTCTGCAGTATGCCGCCTGGGGGGTCGATTATCTGAAATACGACTGGTGCAAAACCACCACGCAGGATGCCAAGGCTTCGTATGCCAACATCCGCGCCGCGCTCGACACCGCTGGTCGCCCCATCGTGTTAAGTATCTGCGAATGGGGTAAAGCCAAGCCATGGTTGTGGGGCGCAGAAGTCGGCGGCAATCTGTGGCGCACAACCGGTGACATTCAGGACCGCTGGTCAGGAAAAATAGAATGGACGCCCGGCGATTGCTGCAGCTTCGGCGTGGTCGACATCATCGACGCCGAGGCGGACATCTACTCCTATGCCGGTCCCGGCCACTGGAACGATCCCGACATGCTGGAAGTCGGCAATGGGGGCATGACTGACACCGAGTATCGTTCGCACTTCAGCTTTTGGTCGCTGCTTGCCGCTCCGCTGATCGCGGGAAACGATTTGAGAAGCATGCGTCCCGAAATCCACGACATTCTGACAAACAAGGAAGTGATCGCCATCAACCAGGACGCGCTAGGCCGTCAAGGAAGGCGCGTGTGGAAGAAGGGCGACAGCGAAGTGTGGGCGAAACAACTCCAGGATGGCAGCCGCGCCGTGATTCTCTTTAACCGCGGATCCGCACCGCAGGAAATTGCCGCCACATGGGAACAGATCGGCTATCCGGGGCATTTGAGTGCAACGGTTCACGATCTGTGGCTGCATCAGGACGTCGGTAAAGCAACCGGGAAGTTCGCAGCCACCGTTCCCTCGCACGGCGTAATCATGGTCACGATCAAGCCGTAA
- a CDS encoding alpha/beta fold hydrolase, giving the protein MPRILLPAAVLILLCATCLASKPVPRKKPATSRVATRLAADLRVGSLTLRPCRDAQAYCGTIKRDLDPSGTVVGTIRIGFEFYPHTDPSQSPLEPIVAEEGGPGYGSTGSRAGYLDLFAPLHDRRDILLVDNRGTGKSQALDCPLAQREPNPQFAGIRSCGALLGDTAYLYGSGLAADDLAAVLDALDISIINLYGDSYGTFFSQTFAGRHPERLRSVILDSAYPPVGQSPWYPEIATTAHFAFNAACKRSPTCSKLPGTSMQRIEQLAVALRAHPFTGYAHDGEGVLRKTVANASTLDYLTVSNATVSVVYRELDAAARAYLDDGNSAPLLRLLAENRIVSQGGGSTPAAYSQGLFISVSCSDYPQIYDMNLPVSQRKVQRDQVVAEEKQKHPNLYEPFTIDEFAKVTLDTSVLDLCLVWPAPIVTAYPPGHPVPPHAQFTKAPVLVLSGDLDSLTPAREAKHSAELFENGRQIIVPNSFHVTAVGDEDNCASGIAQRFVRDLDPGDTSCTDHIAEVHLVPKFVATAAQVEAAIPSEGNQGTDADLRVAAAAAYTLGDVLARWWVNYTGKGAGLNGGRFTYHSPSNLTHFQLDKMKWVQDVDVSGEMKWDYDYPGGSIAHITVGGTGTDAGELVITWNSRVPQAQATITGTIGSRKIAATMYAP; this is encoded by the coding sequence ATGCCGCGCATCCTGTTGCCTGCCGCAGTTCTGATTCTGTTGTGCGCTACCTGCCTTGCGTCGAAGCCGGTCCCACGTAAGAAGCCCGCAACTTCTCGTGTTGCCACCCGTCTCGCCGCGGACTTGCGGGTCGGGTCGCTGACTCTGCGCCCATGCCGCGACGCTCAGGCGTATTGCGGAACCATCAAGAGGGATCTCGATCCCAGCGGAACCGTAGTGGGGACGATCAGGATCGGATTCGAGTTCTATCCGCACACCGACCCTTCACAATCACCGCTGGAACCAATCGTGGCGGAGGAAGGCGGTCCGGGGTATGGCTCGACTGGATCGCGGGCGGGCTACCTGGATCTCTTCGCGCCGCTCCATGATCGTCGCGATATCTTGCTGGTCGATAATCGTGGGACGGGCAAGTCGCAGGCGCTGGATTGTCCACTGGCACAACGCGAGCCGAATCCGCAATTTGCCGGGATTCGATCGTGCGGGGCGCTGTTAGGCGACACTGCGTATCTGTATGGAAGCGGTCTGGCGGCAGACGATCTGGCCGCGGTACTTGATGCGCTCGATATTTCGATCATCAATCTTTACGGGGACTCTTACGGAACGTTCTTCAGCCAGACGTTTGCGGGACGGCATCCGGAACGGCTGCGATCGGTAATTCTCGACAGCGCCTATCCGCCGGTGGGACAGTCGCCTTGGTATCCCGAAATTGCCACGACCGCACACTTCGCCTTCAATGCCGCGTGCAAACGCTCGCCGACGTGCAGCAAGCTGCCCGGCACTTCCATGCAACGGATCGAACAACTGGCGGTCGCGTTGCGTGCTCATCCCTTCACGGGCTACGCGCATGACGGAGAAGGTGTGCTGAGAAAGACAGTGGCGAACGCCAGTACTCTGGACTACTTGACGGTTTCAAACGCGACCGTCTCTGTTGTGTACCGCGAACTGGATGCGGCGGCCCGAGCTTACTTGGACGATGGTAACTCGGCTCCGCTTCTACGTTTGCTGGCGGAGAACCGAATCGTCAGCCAGGGTGGCGGATCGACTCCGGCTGCCTACAGCCAGGGGCTTTTCATTTCGGTGAGTTGTTCGGACTATCCACAGATATATGACATGAATTTGCCGGTATCGCAGCGCAAGGTGCAGCGCGATCAAGTCGTCGCCGAAGAGAAGCAGAAGCACCCCAATCTGTATGAGCCGTTCACGATTGACGAATTTGCCAAGGTCACGCTCGACACCAGCGTGCTCGATTTGTGCCTGGTGTGGCCGGCTCCGATCGTGACTGCGTACCCTCCCGGACATCCCGTGCCTCCGCACGCGCAATTCACCAAGGCTCCAGTGCTTGTTCTTTCCGGCGACCTCGACTCGCTGACGCCAGCTCGAGAAGCTAAGCACTCCGCAGAGCTGTTTGAGAATGGGCGCCAGATCATCGTGCCCAATAGTTTTCATGTCACGGCCGTTGGGGACGAGGACAACTGCGCCTCCGGGATTGCGCAGCGCTTTGTGCGCGATCTTGATCCAGGCGATACATCGTGTACCGACCACATTGCCGAAGTGCATCTCGTTCCAAAATTCGTTGCGACGGCAGCGCAGGTAGAGGCGGCAATTCCGTCCGAGGGGAACCAAGGCACGGATGCCGACTTGCGGGTGGCCGCGGCGGCCGCATATACGCTGGGCGATGTGTTGGCGCGGTGGTGGGTCAACTACACCGGCAAAGGCGCCGGTCTCAATGGGGGGAGGTTCACCTATCATTCCCCAAGCAACCTCACACACTTTCAATTGGACAAGATGAAATGGGTTCAGGACGTTGATGTCTCAGGCGAGATGAAATGGGATTACGACTACCCCGGAGGCTCCATAGCTCACATCACCGTGGGCGGCACGGGAACCGATGCGGGCGAATTGGTGATTACGTGGAACAGCCGCGTCCCACAAGCCCAAGCGACAATTACAGGAACGATCGGCAGCCGTAAGATTGCGGCGACCATGTATGCACCCTAG
- a CDS encoding SAM-dependent chlorinase/fluorinase, giving the protein MARTSIITLTTDFGLNDHFVGAMKGVILELAPDAQIIDINHSVQAFDVLDGALTISQAYSYYPSGTVHMVIVDPGVGTARRPILLTGDRHQFVAPDNGVLSLVYDREERLSVRHITSEHYFLQPRSNTFHARDIFSPVAAYLAKGVDPDRFGDEITDYVRFNAPRPKPVDERTLRGVVLKVDRFGNLITNITPQDLPALFEANTPAFKVTVGFKGQINRMCTSYADGTPGEVFGILGSMGYLELAANRGSAFQLLGAGKGSEVNVVMG; this is encoded by the coding sequence TTGGCGCGCACTTCGATCATTACTCTGACCACCGATTTCGGACTTAACGATCATTTCGTGGGCGCCATGAAGGGCGTCATACTCGAACTGGCCCCCGATGCCCAGATCATCGATATCAACCACTCTGTGCAGGCTTTTGACGTGCTGGACGGAGCGCTGACGATTTCGCAGGCGTACTCCTACTACCCCTCGGGCACTGTACACATGGTGATTGTGGACCCGGGAGTCGGTACGGCGCGGCGCCCGATCCTGCTCACCGGCGACCGGCACCAGTTCGTGGCTCCTGACAATGGAGTGCTGTCACTTGTCTACGATCGTGAAGAGCGGCTCTCGGTCCGCCACATTACGTCGGAACACTACTTTCTCCAGCCCCGGAGCAATACCTTTCACGCGCGGGATATTTTTTCTCCCGTTGCAGCCTACCTGGCGAAGGGCGTGGATCCCGATCGTTTCGGGGATGAGATCACAGATTACGTCCGCTTCAATGCACCTCGGCCGAAGCCGGTGGATGAGCGCACTCTCCGCGGCGTGGTTCTGAAAGTCGATCGCTTCGGAAACCTGATCACCAATATCACTCCGCAGGATCTTCCGGCGTTGTTCGAAGCGAATACACCCGCGTTCAAAGTCACGGTAGGATTCAAGGGACAGATCAACCGCATGTGCACAAGCTATGCCGACGGAACGCCGGGAGAAGTGTTCGGCATCCTGGGAAGCATGGGATACCTGGAGTTGGCCGCCAACCGAGGCTCCGCGTTCCAACTTCTGGGAGCGGGCAAGGGCAGCGAAGTAAATGTTGTGATGGGTTAA
- a CDS encoding DUF4230 domain-containing protein has protein sequence MAIERPQGVHSPEAARRPRSFTVMALSFLAGALVAILGLFLIVRASQGLAGTVGSWLQRTTHTDMSQPTVVDRIQKLQRLETVVYTMDKIVTGEKGSAILPDFLAGDRLLLMVHGEVIAGIDFQMLKASDVTVNGKKVRMKIPQAQVLVTRLDSSKTRVYSRQTGLLVPTDPNLESQVRDDAERELRRSALADGILQKAQENARATMMSLIRSMGFEEVEFE, from the coding sequence ATGGCGATCGAGCGTCCGCAAGGTGTGCATTCGCCGGAAGCAGCACGGAGGCCACGGTCTTTTACGGTTATGGCGCTGTCGTTTCTTGCCGGGGCACTGGTGGCCATTCTGGGCCTGTTCTTGATCGTACGCGCTTCGCAAGGGCTCGCTGGCACGGTCGGATCATGGCTGCAAAGAACCACGCACACCGACATGAGTCAGCCTACGGTAGTCGACCGTATTCAGAAACTGCAGAGGCTCGAAACCGTGGTTTATACCATGGACAAGATCGTCACCGGGGAAAAAGGGAGTGCGATCCTGCCCGATTTTCTTGCGGGAGATCGATTGCTGCTCATGGTCCACGGGGAAGTGATCGCAGGCATCGATTTTCAGATGCTCAAGGCCAGTGATGTTACGGTGAACGGCAAGAAAGTTCGCATGAAAATTCCGCAGGCGCAGGTACTGGTGACTCGTCTGGATAGTTCGAAGACTCGTGTTTACTCGCGCCAAACTGGGCTGCTCGTGCCTACCGATCCGAACCTGGAGTCGCAAGTGCGCGACGACGCCGAGCGCGAACTGCGGAGGTCAGCACTGGCGGATGGCATTCTGCAGAAGGCGCAGGAGAACGCGCGGGCTACGATGATGAGTTTGATACGCAGTATGGGGTTTGAGGAAGTCGAGTTCGAATGA
- a CDS encoding ABC transporter permease — protein sequence MLLKELISQGWLALNRNRMRSVLTMLGIVWGLASVVLLLAYGQGLGGSVLHAFMNMGNNVIVLWPGQTSLQAGGQRAGKKVEYEYADIEAIRDEVPLVRAVSAEVDRDFGYKVGTRVVSMNTRGVELPYGQMRKLDIEYGRYFNESDFLEHHRVVILGYNAAKKAFQGAPAVGQNVSIGGLDFEVIGVMRNKIQDSMYMGPDNENGFIPFPLFRDLKNIKDPGMIIFQPQAAELNKKALAAVREVVARRHHFDPKDEKAAPEWDTIDSKKDITAFSIGLQVVLGLIGVVTLAVGGIGVMNIMLVSVTERTREIGLRKAIGARPRHILVQFLMEALVLTFFGGVIGILVAVFLAWVIPPMPLYSEFYKTANHEGDIFLRISFVVVMISFVLLSMIGIISGFFPALKASRMHPIEALRYE from the coding sequence ATGCTCCTCAAAGAACTCATCTCGCAAGGCTGGCTGGCACTGAACCGCAATCGCATGCGGTCGGTGCTCACGATGCTGGGGATCGTCTGGGGACTGGCGTCGGTCGTCCTGCTGCTGGCGTACGGCCAGGGGTTGGGCGGGAGCGTGCTCCATGCGTTCATGAACATGGGAAACAACGTGATTGTCCTATGGCCGGGGCAAACCAGCCTGCAGGCGGGGGGACAACGCGCCGGCAAGAAAGTCGAATACGAGTACGCCGACATTGAGGCCATCCGCGACGAAGTTCCTCTGGTGCGAGCCGTGAGTGCGGAGGTGGACCGCGACTTCGGCTACAAAGTCGGCACCAGAGTCGTCTCCATGAACACGCGGGGCGTCGAATTGCCCTACGGGCAGATGCGCAAGCTCGACATTGAATATGGACGCTACTTCAATGAGTCGGATTTCCTGGAGCATCACCGGGTCGTCATTCTCGGCTATAACGCGGCCAAGAAAGCATTTCAAGGTGCTCCCGCAGTAGGGCAAAACGTCAGCATCGGCGGGCTGGATTTCGAAGTGATTGGCGTGATGCGCAACAAGATCCAGGACTCGATGTATATGGGTCCGGATAACGAAAATGGCTTTATTCCATTCCCGCTGTTTCGCGATCTGAAAAACATTAAAGACCCGGGGATGATTATCTTTCAGCCGCAGGCGGCTGAACTGAACAAGAAGGCGCTGGCCGCAGTGCGGGAAGTGGTTGCCCGCCGTCATCACTTCGATCCCAAGGACGAAAAGGCCGCTCCTGAATGGGACACCATCGACAGCAAGAAGGACATCACCGCCTTCTCGATCGGCCTGCAAGTGGTGCTGGGCCTGATCGGCGTGGTGACGCTGGCGGTGGGCGGCATCGGCGTGATGAACATCATGCTGGTCTCGGTCACGGAACGCACTCGCGAGATTGGGCTGCGCAAAGCGATTGGCGCGCGCCCTCGTCACATCCTGGTGCAGTTTTTGATGGAAGCCCTGGTGCTGACTTTCTTTGGCGGCGTCATCGGGATCCTGGTTGCGGTTTTCCTCGCGTGGGTGATTCCTCCGATGCCCCTCTACAGCGAGTTCTACAAGACAGCCAATCACGAAGGAGACATTTTCCTGAGGATCTCATTCGTAGTGGTCATGATTTCGTTCGTGCTGTTGTCGATGATCGGCATCATCTCGGGCTTCTTCCCCGCTCTTAAGGCCTCGCGCATGCACCCGATTGAGGCCCTGCGGTACGAGTAG